The genomic DNA TAATAAAACTAAAAATGAGTGCCCTGTAACTAATCAATCTATTATCATTTTGAAGTCACTAGTTAGAGTAAATTTGTTCAGTAGTCTAATTAGTTTCAGAAATTGTAAGATCAAAAAAATAAAAGGTGGTAAAAAATGGATAAGAAAAAACAGATTCGGTTGGCATCATCAATTTTAGCAATTGGTCTATTAACAAATGCTTCACTACAAGCACCTATAGCTCATGCCCAAGATAATCTAGTCGCTTCAGCAAATACTAATATGTTATTAAGCAAAAATCCTGTAGGTGAGAAAATAAATATTGTGAATGGTGATTTTGAATCACCAGTTATAAAAGATAGCGTGTCTAACATTATACCGCAAGAAGAATTTCCAGGATGGAAAACAACAGCTTCAGATGGACAAATTGAATTACAATCGAATGGTTTTGAAAAAATGACAACGAATAGTGGACGTCAATGGGCAGAACTAAATGCCAATGTTTCAGGTGCTCTTTATCAAGATATCCCCACAACTCCTGGTGCTGTAATCTATTGGCAGATTTCTCATCGAGGTCGACAAGGAACAGATACCGCAGCTGTAAAATTTGGAGCACCCGGTAGTAACTTAGAAACCATCGAAACGATGAAGACTGGAACGGAATGGCAGACATACAGTGGATATTACACGATACCTGAAGGACAAACGACTACAAGATTTCAATTTGAAGCAGTTGCAACATCAACTGGAGACAAAAGTATAGGAAATCTAATAGATAATGTAGTGTTTACAAATGAATACACCCCTACTGCTGAAGCGGAACCAGTTACTGTAAATTACGTAGATGAACAAGGGAATCAATTGGCTCCGTCTGAAACATTAAATGGAAAGATTGGTGAAAACTATACAACGACACCAAAAGAAATCGAAAATTATGTATTGAAGGAAACACCAAAAAATGCGAATGGAATATTTAGCAATCAAGCGCAAACGGTAACGTATGTGTATGAAAAAGCGGAAGGTGGCACGGTCACTGTCAATTATGTAGACGAGGAAGGAAATAAATTAGCGGATCCAGAAACATTAACCGGAAAAATTGGCGAAAATTACCAAACGAGTGCTAAAGATATTCCAAACTATGTGTTGAAAGAAACGCCAAGTAATGCACAAGGTACATTTAGTGACCAAGCACAAACCGTAACGTATGTGTATGAAAAAGCGGAAGGTGGCACGGTCACTGTCAATTATGTAGACGAGGAAGGAAATAAATTAGCGGATCCAGAAACATTAACCGGAAAAATTGGCGAAAATTACCAAACGAGTGCTAAAGATATTCCAAACTATGTGTTGAAAGAAACGCCAAGTAATGCACAAGGTACATTTAGTGACCAAGCACAAACCGTAACGTATGTGTATGAAAAAGCGGAAGGTGGCACGGTCACTGTCAATTATGTAGACGAGGAAGGAAATAAATTAGCGGATCCAGAAACATTAACCGGAAAAATTGGCGAAAATTACCAAACGAGTGCTAAAGATATTCCAAACTATGTGTTGAAAGAAACGCCAAGTAATGCACAAGGTACATTTAGTGACCAAGCACAAACCGTAACGTATGTGTATGAAAAAGCGGAAGGTGGCACGGTCACTGTCAATTATGTAGACGAGGAAGGAAATAAATTAGCGGATCCAGAAACATTAACCGGAAAAATTGGCGAAAATTACCAAACGAGTGCTAAAGATATTCCAAACTATGTGTTGAAAGAAACGCCAAGTAATGCACAAGGTACATTTAGTGACCAAGCACAAACCGTAACGTATGTGTATGAAAAAGCGGAAGGTGGCACGGTCACTGTCAATTATGTAGACGAAGACGGAAATAAATTAGCGGATCCAGAAACATTAACCGGAAAAATTGGCGAAAATTACCAAACGAGTGCTAAAGATATTCCAAACTATGTGTTGAAAGAAACGCCAAGTAATGCACAAGGCACATTTAGTGACCAAGCACAAACCGTAACGTATGTGTATGAAAAAGCCGAAGGAGAAGCTGTAACCGTCAATTATGTAGACGAAGACGGCAAAGCTTTAGCAGATCCAGAAACATTAACCGGAAAAATCGGTGAAAGTTATGAAACGGCACCAAAAGAAATCAAAGACTATGTAGTAAAAGAAACACCAAAAAATGCCAAAGGTACTTTTAGTGATCAAGCACAAACGGTAACGTATGTGTATGAAAAAGCAGAAGGCGAAGCAGTAACCATCAACTATGTAGACGAAGAGGGGAACGCCTTAGCAGATCCAGAAACATTAACCGGAAAAATCGGTGAAAGTTATGAAACGGCACCAAAAGAAATCAAAGACTATGTAGTAAAAGAAACACCAAAAAATGCCAAAGGAACTTTTAGTGATCAAGCACAAACGGTAACGTATGTGTATGAAAAAGTAGAAGGTGAAGCAGTGACTGTCAACTATGTAGACGAAGAAGGGAACGCCTTAGCAGATCCCGATACATTGACTGGAAAGATCGGTGAAAGCTACGAAACGAGACCAAAAGAAATCAAAGACTATGTAGTAAAAGAAACACCAAAAAATGCCAAAGGTACTTTTAGTGATCAAGCACAAACGGTAACGTATGTGTATGAAAAAGTAGAAGGTGAAGCAGTGACTGTCAACTATGTAGACGAAGAAGGGAACGCCTTAGCAGATCCCGATACATTGACCGGAAAAATCGGTGAAAGTTATGAAACGGCATCAAAAGAAATCAAAGACTATGTAGTAAAAGAAACACCAAAAAATGCCCAAGGAACTTTTAGTGATCAAGCACAAACGGTAACATATGTCTACGAAAAAGCGGAAGGTGAAGCAGTGACAGTCAATTATGTAGACGAAGACGGCAAAGCTTTAGCAGATCCAGAAACATTAACCGGAAAAATTGGTGAAAGTTATGAAACGGCACCAAAAGAAATCAAAGACTATGTAGTAAAAGAAACACCAAAAAATGCCCAAGGAACTTTTAGTGACCAAGCACAAACCGTAACATATGTCTACGAAAAAAACGAAGGAGAAGCTTTAATTATTAATTACGTGGAGAAGGACAAAAATTCAGTTCCTACAAAAATTAGTAATAGCCACCAATCAACGCCAAAGACTTATCCAAAAACAGGAGAAAATCAAAATGTTTCTACGCTCTATTCTCTTTCAGGGATAACAGCTGTATTCTTAGCAGCATGGGTTTATTTGAAGCGTCGATTGAAAAATACGAAAATTGATCATTAATTATTAATAAAATTCCAACTAGACAGTAGTTGGTAAATACGAATAGAACACCTGAGAAATCACGAAAAATAGATTATTTCTCAGGTGTTTTTTTGTTTAATAGATGTTTCGTCAAATCATTCATTTTATTAGGCTCTTCGATCAATGAGATGAGAGAGTTTAATTGGGGAAAATTGTAATAGCTGAGCATAGTAGTGAAAAGAATTGAATGCTAATTAATCAATGGTAACCATTTTTTTCTTTTAAAAAGTACTATAAAAGAATTCTTTACATATGATGGAACAATTATTATACACCCATAGGATCATCCAAACCTAAACAATTAGATGGAGGGAAACATGTGAGTAAAAAAAGATTAACGAAAAAAAGGAAAAAGCAATTATTAGCTATGTTTATGGCTACTGGAATGATGACACAATCATTTATTGGTAGTGTAGAAATATTTGCTGAGGAAGCTGTTTCGAGTAGAAATATCACAGAAACATTTGCTAAAAAAGAACAATCAATAAATTTTACACATATAGCTAATGATGCTACAAACTGTGAAATAATTGGAGTTTCTATTGATGAGAATGGGCATTTACGTGTGAAAAAAACGCTTGGAATGGCAGTTGAGAAACATTATAGTATCTATGGTTATGGAAGTACGAATGATCCAAATGAAATGGAATTAATCGATGAGATGAATCCAGAGAGTTACTCAGACTTGTCAATACTGATTAGTAACAAAACAGTAAAAGAATATCCAATTTATAACTGTTATTTTATCCAATCAGAAAATGGTAAAAATTTAGTGTCAATTAACTTAGCCGACTTAGCAGATTTTATAAATCAGGGAGATCTTACAGCTAATAATGCAACAGTTGAATATGGATCAACATGGAATGATGACGTGGCAAAACAAGTAACAGGTGTAAAAGCTACTGATAAATATGGCAATGACGTGACAAGTAATGTGAGTGTATCTGGAAATGTAGATACAACGAAACCAGGAGACTATAAGGTGACATTTTCTTCACCCGACTTAGGTAAAGAAAAAACAGTGAATGTAACAGTAAAAGCATCACAAGGAAAAGCAGCGACACCAGTATTTAATACACCATACATTTATGGAGATGACTTGGTAGGTAAAACTTCTCCTAATGCAACTGCGCAATTACGTATCGCTCAACTAGAAGATATTCAGATGACTGTTAGAGCAGATTCGAATGGGAATTTCCAATTTAGTGGACAATTTTTAGAAAATTATCCTGATTATAAAGTTGGAAATCAACTTTATGTTACTGCTTCATTTACTGCTGATATGGGGACAGACGAGACAACTAGTGATATGACAACAGTAACGATTGAAGAAAATCATACTTCAATTGAAGCAAATGATTTTAATGTTGACTATGGGTTTGATTTAACAGACGAAGTAGCAATTGAAAAAGCTGGTGCAAAAGCAACTGACAAATACGGGAAATCAGAAGGTGTCAAAGTCAAAGAAAGTAATGTAGACACTTCAAAAACTGGTGAATATAGTCTCACGTTTATCTCTGATTCAGGGAAAGAAAAAACAGTCAAGGTAACAGTCACAGAGCAAGAAGTGACAAAACCAAATGCACCAGTAATCCAATCAACGCCTTACTATTATGATGATACTTTGATTGGAGAGATTGCACCTGGTTTGACGGCAAAAGTCTATCCTGCCGGTGGAAATCCGAATAACGCATTAGCATTTGAAACTGCATCTGGTACATTTGCATTTACTGCAGATGAAATGAAGAAAGCTTTTGGGAATCAATATAGTACTGGGAACCTTTTGGCAGTGGTTGCTTATGATAAAACAACAGGAGAGACAAGTGATGTCACACCAGTGATGATTCTACCTAAAGCACCTACGCTTGAAGCTGAGTCAACCATCCATGTTGCGTACGGAAGTGACTGGAATGATGATATTGCTAAGAAACAAGCTAAAGTGAAAGCAACAGATGTAGAAGGAAATGATGTGACGAAAGATGTGAAAGTTAAAAGCAATCCAGTCGATACGTCAAAACCAGGGAACTACACAGTGGAATTTAGCGTGACAGAAAATGGATTGACAACGACCGCGAAAACAACCGTCATTGTTGACGAGAAACAAGTGATTGGGTCCGAACCAGTTATCCATGCCTCGGATACAACCTATCAAGTTGGGGAAACATTAAATCCGCTTTTAGGTGTAACCGCTGAAGATCCAGAAGACGGCGATTTAACCGCTCAAGTCAAAGCAGATGCTTCTGGAGTCAATATGTCTAAAGCAGGCGATTATGAGTTGAAATTATCTGTCACAGATAAAGACGGCAATACGACTGAACAAACAGTGACAGTCCATGTGGTTGATCAAGTAACAGATGGCCCAGTGATCAAAGGAGCAGATGACACAAGTATTGATTTAAACGCTAAATTTGATCCGTTAACAGGTGTCACTGCTCAGGACAGTCAAGGCAATGATTTAACTGAACATTTGACATATACAGGTACGGTGGATACCTCAACGACAGGAGAGTATACGATCAAGTATTATATATATGATAAAGACGGAAAAGTGGCGACCACTGAACGTAAAGTGACAGTGAATGAGCCAACAGTCGAACCTACGATTGAAGCGCATGATTTCGAAGTGGATTATGGCTTTGATCTAACCGATGAAGCAGCCATTGAAAAAGCCGAAGCAAAGGCAACTGACAAATACGGGAAAGAAGAAGCTGTCACAGTCAAAGAAAATAAGGTTGATACAAATAAAGCAGGTGAATACAGTATCACCTTTGTGTCTGCATCAGGAAAAGAAACAACAGTCAAAGTGACAGTGAAAGATCAGGCACCAATGAAACCAACGATTGATCCAATCAAAGAAGGTGCAGGTAAAGTGACTGGGCAAGGACAGGCCGGTGATAAAATTGTCATCACCGTTGGCGGAGCAGAAGTTGGAACAGGAACAGTGAATGACGATGGTAAATTTGAGATTTTAACTGGAACTTATCGCGCAAAAGCCGGAGATGTGTATTCTGTTCAAGCATTCAATTCGGATAATGAAAGCTCTGAAGTTGTTGACGTAAAAG from Enterococcus mundtii includes the following:
- a CDS encoding MucBP domain-containing protein, with translation MDKKKQIRLASSILAIGLLTNASLQAPIAHAQDNLVASANTNMLLSKNPVGEKINIVNGDFESPVIKDSVSNIIPQEEFPGWKTTASDGQIELQSNGFEKMTTNSGRQWAELNANVSGALYQDIPTTPGAVIYWQISHRGRQGTDTAAVKFGAPGSNLETIETMKTGTEWQTYSGYYTIPEGQTTTRFQFEAVATSTGDKSIGNLIDNVVFTNEYTPTAEAEPVTVNYVDEQGNQLAPSETLNGKIGENYTTTPKEIENYVLKETPKNANGIFSNQAQTVTYVYEKAEGGTVTVNYVDEEGNKLADPETLTGKIGENYQTSAKDIPNYVLKETPSNAQGTFSDQAQTVTYVYEKAEGGTVTVNYVDEEGNKLADPETLTGKIGENYQTSAKDIPNYVLKETPSNAQGTFSDQAQTVTYVYEKAEGGTVTVNYVDEEGNKLADPETLTGKIGENYQTSAKDIPNYVLKETPSNAQGTFSDQAQTVTYVYEKAEGGTVTVNYVDEEGNKLADPETLTGKIGENYQTSAKDIPNYVLKETPSNAQGTFSDQAQTVTYVYEKAEGGTVTVNYVDEDGNKLADPETLTGKIGENYQTSAKDIPNYVLKETPSNAQGTFSDQAQTVTYVYEKAEGEAVTVNYVDEDGKALADPETLTGKIGESYETAPKEIKDYVVKETPKNAKGTFSDQAQTVTYVYEKAEGEAVTINYVDEEGNALADPETLTGKIGESYETAPKEIKDYVVKETPKNAKGTFSDQAQTVTYVYEKVEGEAVTVNYVDEEGNALADPDTLTGKIGESYETRPKEIKDYVVKETPKNAKGTFSDQAQTVTYVYEKVEGEAVTVNYVDEEGNALADPDTLTGKIGESYETASKEIKDYVVKETPKNAQGTFSDQAQTVTYVYEKAEGEAVTVNYVDEDGKALADPETLTGKIGESYETAPKEIKDYVVKETPKNAQGTFSDQAQTVTYVYEKNEGEALIINYVEKDKNSVPTKISNSHQSTPKTYPKTGENQNVSTLYSLSGITAVFLAAWVYLKRRLKNTKIDH
- a CDS encoding immunoglobulin-like domain-containing protein, with protein sequence MSKKRLTKKRKKQLLAMFMATGMMTQSFIGSVEIFAEEAVSSRNITETFAKKEQSINFTHIANDATNCEIIGVSIDENGHLRVKKTLGMAVEKHYSIYGYGSTNDPNEMELIDEMNPESYSDLSILISNKTVKEYPIYNCYFIQSENGKNLVSINLADLADFINQGDLTANNATVEYGSTWNDDVAKQVTGVKATDKYGNDVTSNVSVSGNVDTTKPGDYKVTFSSPDLGKEKTVNVTVKASQGKAATPVFNTPYIYGDDLVGKTSPNATAQLRIAQLEDIQMTVRADSNGNFQFSGQFLENYPDYKVGNQLYVTASFTADMGTDETTSDMTTVTIEENHTSIEANDFNVDYGFDLTDEVAIEKAGAKATDKYGKSEGVKVKESNVDTSKTGEYSLTFISDSGKEKTVKVTVTEQEVTKPNAPVIQSTPYYYDDTLIGEIAPGLTAKVYPAGGNPNNALAFETASGTFAFTADEMKKAFGNQYSTGNLLAVVAYDKTTGETSDVTPVMILPKAPTLEAESTIHVAYGSDWNDDIAKKQAKVKATDVEGNDVTKDVKVKSNPVDTSKPGNYTVEFSVTENGLTTTAKTTVIVDEKQVIGSEPVIHASDTTYQVGETLNPLLGVTAEDPEDGDLTAQVKADASGVNMSKAGDYELKLSVTDKDGNTTEQTVTVHVVDQVTDGPVIKGADDTSIDLNAKFDPLTGVTAQDSQGNDLTEHLTYTGTVDTSTTGEYTIKYYIYDKDGKVATTERKVTVNEPTVEPTIEAHDFEVDYGFDLTDEAAIEKAEAKATDKYGKEEAVTVKENKVDTNKAGEYSITFVSASGKETTVKVTVKDQAPMKPTIDPIKEGAGKVTGQGQAGDKIVITVGGAEVGTGTVNDDGKFEILTGTYRAKAGDVYSVQAFNSDNESSEVVDVKVVTTAGEVNPNDYMIGELSITGTYSGDVTTIAVFLDGVELGKTSGANVADGQFNFYVGNHIKDGQKVTVSGYDKYGKQLDKKEVSIRNGVEAPVVNDIHEGETTVTGTGEVGSTIYVKDHKKNIIGQAEVKEDGSFEVTIPAQSKDTKLIVMAKKGNLRSEDVNKTVLEGLPIQLTVNDIYEGETTVTGTSEVGSTVYVKDHAKNIISQAKVKEDGTYEVTIPAQKKGTKLIVMAKKGNVRSEDINKTVIENQ